The genome window AAAATGGGGCCGTCCTTGGGCACCCGGCGCGGCCCGCGCGGACCGTCTATGGTGAACACGGCCATGCGGTTCTCCCGCTCCATAATGCGCTTGGCACCGAGCAGGGCCCGCACGCCGCCCCGGGTGCTGGAGCCGCGTACCGGGACATGCCCCAGGGAAAGCAGGACCCGGGTGATGAATTCGCCGTCCTTGCTCTGGCTGACAAAGGTGACCACATCCTGGGTCCTTGTCCATCCGTAGCCGGTCAGCGCAAAAATTTCCTCGTGCCACAGGCACAGCACCAAGGGATGCCCGGCCTCATGCAGGCTGCCTATCTTTTCCCAGCCGCCCAGATCTTCCAGGCGAAGGCTGCGAATCCACAGCTTGTAAAGCCCGGCCACCGCCGGAGTGAGTCTCAATGGATCTATGGGTATCTTCAT of Salidesulfovibrio onnuriiensis contains these proteins:
- a CDS encoding lysophospholipid acyltransferase family protein, with the translated sequence MKIPIDPLRLTPAVAGLYKLWIRSLRLEDLGGWEKIGSLHEAGHPLVLCLWHEEIFALTGYGWTRTQDVVTFVSQSKDGEFITRVLLSLGHVPVRGSSTRGGVRALLGAKRIMERENRMAVFTIDGPRGPRRVPKDGPIFLAQRAGAKIVPMRAFPRRKHVFEKSWDHFQVPYPFTSCQIRIGDPYDVTTEKLTEDVMERERERLRLAMENITP